The Bacteroidota bacterium genome includes a region encoding these proteins:
- a CDS encoding pirin family protein: protein MKTIFHPADERGHADHGWLNAYHSFSFANWYDAKKVQFGLLRVLNDDTIAPAMGFGMHQHDNMEIVTIPLKGILEHKDSMGNTGQIKPGEIQAMSAGTGVFHSEYNGSKTEETKLFQVWIFPKVKDVEPRYEQKSFSAEERKNKFHTIVSPEKLDKTMWINQDAFFALGNFDKGKTSDYSIRHKRNGAYVMVVEGEIEIDGQKLSRRDAMGIWDTNKVSIKANSDSEILVIEVPMN, encoded by the coding sequence ATGAAAACAATTTTTCACCCTGCTGATGAACGCGGCCATGCCGATCACGGATGGCTGAATGCCTATCATTCATTTTCATTTGCAAACTGGTATGACGCAAAGAAAGTTCAGTTCGGTTTGCTGAGAGTTTTGAACGATGACACCATTGCTCCCGCTATGGGTTTCGGGATGCACCAGCACGATAATATGGAGATCGTAACGATACCCCTGAAAGGAATTCTCGAGCATAAGGATTCTATGGGAAATACCGGGCAAATAAAACCTGGCGAAATACAGGCGATGAGCGCAGGCACAGGAGTTTTTCATTCCGAATATAACGGCTCAAAAACTGAAGAGACAAAACTTTTTCAGGTCTGGATTTTTCCGAAAGTAAAAGACGTTGAACCTCGCTATGAACAGAAATCATTTTCTGCTGAAGAACGAAAAAATAAATTTCATACGATTGTCTCTCCGGAGAAGTTAGATAAAACGATGTGGATCAATCAGGACGCGTTTTTCGCTCTCGGAAATTTCGACAAAGGAAAAACTTCTGATTATTCTATCCGGCATAAAAGAAATGGCGCCTACGTAATGGTGGTGGAAGGAGAAATTGAAATTGACGGACAAAAATTATCAAGAAGAGATGCTATGGGCATTTGGGATACAAA
- a CDS encoding pyruvate carboxylase translates to MPQEVRQKLYNYALKICKAVNYNNVGTVEFLVSAQTLPQRKGDGEEAQPQPFPKGREKKNSENRKREKKVLPLGEDLGGASWSLYFIEVNPRIQVEHTVTEMVTGIDIVKTQIFVAGGYKLSDTQIKILSQDAIKTNGYAIQCRVTTEDPEQDFKPDYGTVITYRSPGGFGIRLDAGSVYQGATISPFFDSMLVKISAHSRTLDGACRRMHRALSEFRIRGVKTNIPFLENIVNHKDFHDGKATVSFIANHKELFIFQKRLDRATKVVKFLGDTIVNGNPDVKVVDKTKIFQKPNVPSYNHYDRFPEGTKDLLTKLGPEKFCEWLKKEKKIHYTDTTFRDAHQSLLATRMRTYDMLKVAESFAKNHPQVFSMEVWGGATFDVCLRFLYENPWRRLIDIRKAVPNILLQMLIRGSNAVGYTAYPDNLVEKFIEKSYEHGIDIFRVFDSLNWLKAMEPSISAIRKKTKSIAEVAMCYTGEILDTSRKKYNLKYYLKLAKEIENSGAHILAIKDMAGLLKPYSAYELISELKQKIKIPIHLHTHDTSSLQSAMYLKAIEAGVDVIDVALGGLSGLTSQPNFNSIVEMMKFHKRENKIDVDKLNQFSNYWEDVREYYYSFESGLKASTAEVFYHEMPGGQYSNLVQQASALGVGEKFEEIKKTYRDVNLLFGDIVKVTPSSKVVGDMTLFMISNGLTAKDVLEKGGTLSFPESVHGFFRGDLGQSPGGFPKQLQKLVLKDKKPYTNRPNAHLEPVDFEQEFEEFKKKFRESDLGRPIYITDFLSYKMYPKVFEDTFKKWTEFGFVSRIPTRNFFFGMNLNEETIIELTAGKSIIVKLLSIGPPNENGMRTVFFKVNGQTRNIEVQDRSLNIKKEENQKVENGNSKHIGAPLQGLLSKVFVKKGQTVKKNEPLFVIEAMKMETTVTAQTDVEVKNISLKEGVRVSADDLVVILN, encoded by the coding sequence TTGCCGCAGGAAGTAAGGCAAAAACTCTATAACTACGCCCTGAAGATTTGCAAAGCAGTAAACTATAATAATGTCGGGACGGTGGAATTTCTAGTGAGCGCCCAAACCCTTCCCCAAAGGAAGGGAGATGGAGAAGAAGCCCAACCCCAGCCCTTCCCCAAGGGAAGGGAGAAAAAAAATTCTGAGAACAGAAAGCGTGAAAAAAAAGTCCTCCCCTTGGGGGAGGATTTAGGTGGGGCTTCATGGTCTCTTTACTTCATCGAAGTAAATCCCCGTATTCAAGTAGAGCATACTGTAACTGAAATGGTAACTGGAATTGATATCGTGAAAACACAAATCTTTGTTGCGGGAGGATACAAACTAAGCGATACGCAGATTAAAATTTTATCACAGGATGCGATAAAAACAAACGGTTATGCAATTCAATGCCGTGTTACCACCGAAGATCCTGAGCAGGATTTCAAACCCGATTACGGAACGGTGATTACTTACCGAAGTCCTGGCGGATTTGGAATTCGTTTGGATGCCGGCAGTGTTTATCAGGGAGCAACCATCAGCCCGTTCTTTGATTCCATGCTGGTAAAAATTTCCGCGCACTCCCGCACGCTCGATGGCGCTTGCAGAAGAATGCACCGTGCGCTTTCTGAATTCCGCATCCGTGGAGTGAAGACGAATATTCCTTTTCTTGAAAACATCGTTAACCACAAAGATTTTCACGATGGCAAAGCAACAGTTTCTTTTATTGCGAATCACAAAGAGCTTTTTATCTTTCAGAAACGATTAGACAGGGCAACCAAGGTAGTGAAGTTTTTGGGAGATACTATTGTGAACGGAAATCCGGATGTAAAAGTAGTGGATAAGACGAAAATATTTCAGAAACCGAATGTTCCTTCGTACAATCATTATGATAGATTTCCTGAAGGAACAAAAGACCTTCTTACGAAATTAGGTCCTGAAAAATTCTGCGAGTGGCTGAAAAAAGAAAAAAAGATTCATTACACCGATACTACTTTCCGCGATGCGCATCAGTCACTTCTTGCAACTCGTATGAGAACCTATGACATGCTGAAAGTGGCTGAAAGTTTCGCAAAGAACCACCCGCAGGTGTTCAGCATGGAGGTTTGGGGTGGCGCCACGTTTGATGTGTGCCTGCGTTTCCTCTATGAAAATCCATGGCGCAGATTGATAGACATCCGCAAAGCAGTTCCTAATATTCTTTTGCAGATGCTCATCCGCGGCTCAAATGCAGTGGGCTACACTGCGTATCCTGATAATCTTGTGGAAAAGTTCATCGAGAAATCATATGAGCATGGCATAGACATTTTTCGTGTGTTTGATTCGCTTAACTGGCTGAAAGCGATGGAGCCGAGCATTAGCGCCATCCGAAAAAAAACCAAAAGTATCGCGGAAGTGGCGATGTGTTACACAGGAGAGATTCTCGATACAAGCAGGAAAAAATATAATCTCAAGTATTATCTCAAACTAGCGAAGGAAATAGAAAATTCAGGTGCGCACATTCTTGCGATAAAAGATATGGCTGGTTTGCTCAAGCCATATTCTGCTTACGAACTTATTTCCGAACTGAAACAAAAAATAAAAATCCCGATTCACCTTCACACGCATGATACTTCTTCACTTCAATCAGCCATGTATCTCAAAGCGATTGAAGCGGGAGTGGACGTGATTGACGTTGCGCTTGGCGGATTGTCGGGTTTGACTTCCCAGCCCAATTTTAATTCCATCGTTGAGATGATGAAATTTCACAAGCGGGAAAATAAGATTGATGTAGATAAATTAAATCAGTTCTCAAATTACTGGGAAGACGTGCGTGAGTATTATTATTCTTTTGAATCGGGATTGAAAGCAAGTACTGCAGAAGTTTTCTACCACGAAATGCCGGGCGGGCAATATTCCAATCTGGTTCAGCAGGCAAGTGCGCTTGGAGTAGGGGAGAAGTTTGAAGAAATCAAGAAAACCTATCGTGATGTGAATCTTTTGTTCGGAGACATTGTGAAAGTTACTCCAAGTTCAAAAGTGGTAGGCGACATGACTCTGTTCATGATTTCAAATGGGCTCACGGCAAAAGATGTGCTGGAAAAAGGTGGTACACTTTCTTTCCCCGAATCCGTGCATGGATTTTTCAGAGGAGATTTGGGACAATCGCCAGGAGGTTTTCCAAAGCAATTACAGAAGTTGGTTTTGAAAGATAAAAAACCCTACACCAATCGCCCTAACGCACATCTTGAGCCGGTTGATTTTGAACAAGAGTTTGAAGAGTTTAAAAAGAAGTTCAGGGAAAGCGATTTAGGCAGACCTATTTATATCACCGATTTTCTTTCATACAAAATGTATCCGAAGGTCTTTGAAGATACGTTTAAGAAGTGGACAGAATTTGGGTTTGTTTCTCGCATACCAACAAGAAATTTTTTCTTCGGAATGAATTTAAACGAAGAAACGATTATTGAACTCACGGCTGGAAAATCCATCATCGTGAAATTGCTTTCCATCGGTCCACCGAATGAAAACGGAATGAGAACGGTCTTCTTCAAAGTAAACGGACAAACCCGCAACATTGAAGTGCAAGACCGCTCGCTCAATATTAAAAAGGAAGAAAACCAAAAAGTGGAGAATGGAAACTCAAAACATATCGGTGCTCCGTTGCAGGGACTCCTCTCAAAAGTTTTTGTGAAGAAAGGACAGACAGTAAAAAAGAACGAACCGCTTTTCGTTATTGAAGCGATGAAAATGGAAACAACAGTCACTGCTCAAACAGATGTGGAGGTAAAAAATATTTCGCTTAAAGAGGGTGTCCGTGTAAGTGCGGATGACCTTGTGGTTATCTTGAATTAA
- the rfaE2 gene encoding D-glycero-beta-D-manno-heptose 1-phosphate adenylyltransferase, whose translation MTNLEIIQKKIVPLEQLRRNVAVWKMKDLKIVFTNGCFDLLHHGHIDYLSKAADLGDVLVIGVNSDSSVKKLHKGANRPIQNENDRALILSAFQFVEAITIFEEETPLELIKIIQPDVLVKGGDWKENEIVGADMVKAKGGTIAVIPFVEGYSTTNIENKIKSS comes from the coding sequence ATGACCAACTTAGAAATAATTCAAAAGAAAATTGTTCCGCTGGAACAGCTCAGGCGCAATGTAGCCGTGTGGAAAATGAAGGATTTGAAAATCGTTTTTACCAACGGTTGTTTTGATTTGCTTCACCACGGACACATTGATTATCTCAGCAAAGCAGCAGATCTTGGCGATGTACTTGTCATAGGAGTTAATTCGGATTCTTCTGTAAAAAAATTGCATAAAGGTGCAAATCGTCCGATACAAAATGAAAACGACCGAGCGCTTATTCTTTCCGCGTTTCAGTTTGTTGAAGCCATCACAATTTTTGAAGAAGAAACTCCCCTTGAACTCATAAAAATTATTCAGCCGGATGTTTTGGTGAAAGGCGGTGACTGGAAAGAAAATGAAATAGTTGGTGCTGACATGGTTAAAGCAAAAGGCGGAACGATTGCTGTCATTCCGTTTGTGGAAGGATACTCAACCACGAATATTGAGAATAAGATTAAGTCTTCATAA
- a CDS encoding DUF1987 domain-containing protein → MEELIIKGTDYSPEVVFSPKNSTYSISGWSRPESPFKFYEQVFKWIEDKGVKFLNNATIDFKIEYFNTPSAKMIRHMFEKLDLLYQQGVKMNVVWYYDDVESKEEFEYEFAQGLGFPIKYIEKKQ, encoded by the coding sequence ATGGAAGAACTGATTATTAAAGGAACAGACTACTCCCCCGAAGTTGTTTTTAGCCCGAAGAACAGCACGTATTCTATCTCCGGCTGGTCTCGTCCGGAAAGTCCGTTCAAGTTTTATGAGCAGGTTTTTAAATGGATTGAAGATAAAGGCGTGAAGTTTCTGAACAACGCGACTATAGATTTCAAGATCGAATATTTCAACACCCCTTCGGCTAAAATGATTCGTCATATGTTTGAAAAATTAGATTTGCTGTATCAGCAAGGCGTGAAGATGAATGTGGTTTGGTACTATGATGATGTGGAATCTAAAGAAGAATTTGAGTATGAGTTCGCACAAGGATTGGGTTTTCCGATTAAGTACATAGAAAAAAAACAATAA
- a CDS encoding CDGSH iron-sulfur domain-containing protein, whose product METTKVTALANGPLMVEGNIIVIKTDGTTEVKEEKSFLCRCGHSSNKPYCDGAHKQNNFVG is encoded by the coding sequence ATGGAAACAACAAAAGTTACAGCGCTTGCAAACGGACCACTCATGGTGGAAGGAAACATCATTGTCATAAAAACGGACGGAACAACAGAAGTAAAAGAAGAGAAATCATTTTTGTGCCGGTGCGGACACTCTTCCAATAAGCCGTACTGTGATGGAGCGCATAAGCAGAATAATTTTGTCGGATAG
- a CDS encoding DUF559 domain-containing protein has protein sequence MESFLNTPIKFLKGVGPEREKLLKAELNIQTFGDLLHHFPFRYVDRTKFYKVKELNTDLPFVQLHGKIKSAEVISTGKKRLVAKLADDTGVIELVWFQGIKWIAPKLKPGAEFIVFGKPARFQNTFSISHPEMEEASEENIKFMSKLQAVYHTSEKMKRKWLDSNGIWKLQRALVPKINNNIPEILSASLIEKNKFISREEAIKNIHLPQNPEILKRAEFRLKFDELFFIQLRLLQMKAIRKKTYSGFNFSSVGNHFNDFFRNHLPFELTNAQKRVIKEIRTDMATGKQMNRLLQGDVGSGKTIVALMSMLIAIDNGFQACVMAPTEILSMQHHKNLERLLQNTNVKIALLTGSTKKKERTIIHEQLQSGELNILIGTHALVEEVVQFKNLGLAVIDEQHKFGVAHRSRLWKKSSSSPNGGGREGAWAPPHVLVMTATPIPRTLAMTLYGDLDISTIDELPPGRKPIKTAHRIDVHRPKVFQFMKEQIAKGGQVYVVYPIIEESKVLDYENLREGWERITKEFGSLPPSPSQGSGDEKPFYETARPSMYHLFKELQEERKGATTEAEKVLWQCLRKKNLEEYKFRRQHIIDEFIVDFVCLSKLLIIEVDGGYHLRPEIVQADKERTMRLENLGFKIIRFKNEEVIGNAEAVLEKIKMELISLPLGEGRGGAPVRVAMVHGQLPNNVRDHNMKEFAEGKINILVATTVIEVGLDVPNACVMVIESSERFGLSQLHQLRGRVGRGAEESFCILMTGYKLSAEARVRMETMVRTNNGFEIAEVDLHLRGPGDMAGTQQSGITDLHIADLIKDSQILTFSRDIAEKLLLADPDLSLPENLPILTELTRIKKAKPYWGRIS, from the coding sequence TTGGAATCTTTTCTCAATACTCCGATAAAATTTCTTAAAGGCGTTGGTCCTGAACGCGAAAAATTACTGAAAGCCGAATTGAACATTCAGACATTTGGTGATTTGCTTCATCATTTTCCTTTCCGCTATGTAGATCGCACAAAATTTTATAAAGTAAAAGAACTGAATACTGATTTACCGTTTGTTCAGTTGCACGGAAAAATAAAAAGCGCAGAAGTTATTTCCACAGGAAAGAAAAGATTGGTCGCAAAGTTAGCTGATGACACAGGGGTTATTGAACTGGTCTGGTTTCAGGGAATAAAATGGATTGCGCCCAAACTAAAACCAGGGGCTGAATTCATTGTATTCGGAAAGCCCGCGCGATTTCAAAACACCTTCAGTATTTCCCACCCTGAAATGGAAGAAGCCTCCGAAGAGAATATAAAGTTCATGAGCAAATTGCAGGCAGTGTATCATACATCTGAAAAGATGAAACGAAAGTGGCTTGACAGCAATGGAATATGGAAACTTCAGCGCGCACTTGTTCCTAAGATCAATAATAATATTCCTGAAATTCTTTCTGCTTCGCTGATTGAAAAAAATAAATTCATTTCCCGTGAAGAAGCAATCAAGAACATTCATCTTCCGCAAAATCCAGAAATTCTGAAGCGTGCTGAGTTTCGGCTGAAGTTTGACGAATTGTTTTTCATCCAACTCCGTCTTTTGCAGATGAAAGCAATTCGCAAGAAAACATATTCAGGATTTAATTTTTCTTCTGTTGGAAATCACTTCAATGATTTTTTCAGGAACCATCTCCCGTTTGAATTAACGAACGCACAAAAGCGAGTCATCAAAGAAATTCGCACTGATATGGCAACTGGCAAGCAGATGAACCGCCTTTTGCAGGGTGATGTGGGAAGTGGAAAAACAATTGTCGCGCTGATGAGCATGCTCATTGCGATTGATAACGGATTTCAGGCCTGCGTGATGGCTCCAACAGAAATTCTTTCCATGCAACATCATAAAAATCTTGAACGATTATTGCAGAATACGAATGTGAAAATTGCTTTGCTAACCGGCTCAACAAAAAAGAAAGAAAGAACAATAATTCATGAACAATTGCAAAGTGGAGAACTTAATATTCTCATCGGCACACATGCGCTTGTAGAAGAAGTGGTTCAATTTAAAAATCTAGGGCTTGCCGTAATTGACGAGCAACATAAATTCGGAGTTGCTCATCGCTCCCGTCTGTGGAAAAAAAGTTCTTCCTCCCCCAATGGGGGAGGTAGGGAGGGGGCATGGGCACCCCCTCATGTATTAGTAATGACCGCCACCCCAATCCCCCGAACATTAGCAATGACTCTCTATGGAGATTTAGATATTTCTACTATTGATGAACTCCCTCCCGGCAGAAAACCCATCAAAACAGCTCATCGCATAGATGTGCACCGCCCGAAAGTTTTTCAGTTTATGAAAGAACAGATTGCAAAAGGCGGACAGGTTTATGTTGTGTATCCGATTATAGAAGAATCAAAAGTTTTGGATTATGAAAATCTTAGAGAAGGATGGGAAAGAATTACAAAAGAGTTCGGAAGCCTACCCCCGTCCCCTTCCCAAGGAAGTGGAGATGAAAAACCTTTCTACGAGACCGCAAGACCTTCCATGTACCATTTGTTCAAAGAACTTCAGGAAGAAAGAAAAGGGGCTACAACAGAAGCGGAAAAAGTTCTTTGGCAATGTTTGAGAAAGAAAAATCTTGAGGAATACAAATTCAGAAGACAGCACATCATTGATGAATTCATTGTTGATTTTGTTTGCTTATCAAAACTCCTGATTATAGAAGTGGATGGTGGGTATCATCTTCGACCAGAAATTGTGCAAGCAGATAAAGAACGAACAATGCGATTAGAAAATTTAGGTTTTAAAATTATTCGTTTTAAAAATGAAGAGGTGATTGGTAATGCAGAAGCGGTATTGGAGAAAATAAAAATGGAATTAATCTCCCTCCCCTTGGGGGAGGGCAGGGGTGGGGCTCCTGTTCGTGTTGCAATGGTTCACGGACAACTTCCAAATAATGTACGCGACCACAACATGAAAGAATTTGCCGAAGGGAAAATAAATATCCTTGTTGCCACCACAGTGATTGAAGTGGGCTTAGATGTTCCCAATGCCTGTGTGATGGTGATTGAAAGTTCTGAACGTTTCGGTCTTTCACAGTTACACCAGCTGCGTGGAAGAGTAGGGCGCGGTGCCGAAGAATCATTTTGCATTCTCATGACGGGCTATAAACTTTCTGCCGAAGCGCGAGTGCGTATGGAAACGATGGTGCGCACCAACAACGGTTTTGAAATTGCCGAAGTGGATTTGCACCTCCGCGGTCCGGGCGACATGGCGGGCACACAGCAAAGCGGAATCACCGATTTGCACATAGCCGATCTGATAAAAGATTCGCAGATACTCACTTTCTCCCGCGACATTGCAGAAAAACTTTTACTAGCTGACCCCGACCTCTCCCTCCCTGAAAACCTGCCCATCCTTACCGAACTCACCCGAATCAAAAAAGCAAAACCGTATTGGGGAAGGATTAGTTAG
- a CDS encoding YceI family protein — MKKTIYGVTVIGMIALSAFTMNDDIYKVDTKASSLEWTGKKLTGEHNGTILLSSGEITMKKDVVTGGKFEIDMTSIEDKDLSGEWKTKMDGHLKSADFFDPVKFPKGKFEIISATPIKDAKEGDFTHHVKGNLTIKEITNLIEFDAVIKMKGENIACVGTATIDRSKFDIKYGSKSFFPEIGDKIIYDEFTVKFNVVASK, encoded by the coding sequence ATGAAAAAAACAATTTATGGAGTTACAGTGATCGGAATGATTGCCCTCTCCGCTTTCACAATGAATGATGACATCTACAAGGTAGACACAAAAGCAAGTTCCCTGGAATGGACTGGTAAAAAACTCACTGGCGAACACAACGGAACCATCCTGCTCTCATCTGGAGAAATAACGATGAAGAAAGACGTTGTTACAGGAGGAAAATTTGAAATAGATATGACCAGTATCGAAGACAAAGATTTATCCGGAGAATGGAAAACCAAGATGGATGGACATTTAAAGTCGGCAGATTTTTTTGATCCGGTAAAATTCCCGAAAGGAAAGTTTGAAATTATATCTGCCACCCCGATTAAAGATGCAAAAGAAGGTGACTTTACGCATCACGTAAAAGGCAATTTGACAATAAAGGAAATAACAAACCTAATTGAGTTTGACGCTGTGATAAAAATGAAAGGTGAAAATATTGCCTGTGTCGGAACAGCTACCATTGACCGCTCCAAGTTTGACATCAAGTATGGTTCAAAATCTTTTTTCCCTGAAATAGGAGATAAAATAATTTACGATGAGTTCACTGTTAAATTTAATGTTGTTGCTTCAAAATAA
- a CDS encoding DUF1987 domain-containing protein, with the protein MEAIFIKATDVSPEVIMSPGDKKYSISGWSRPESPSKFYDPVMKWIEENGEKQLNGATINFKIEYFNTPSARVLREILDQLENLHKKGVKMTVNWYYDDESAKEEFEYEFAQGLTIPISFIEKS; encoded by the coding sequence ATGGAAGCAATTTTCATTAAAGCAACGGATGTATCTCCGGAAGTTATCATGAGTCCTGGTGATAAAAAATATTCTATTTCAGGATGGTCGCGCCCTGAAAGTCCCTCTAAGTTTTACGATCCTGTGATGAAATGGATAGAGGAGAACGGAGAAAAACAATTGAATGGTGCAACGATAAATTTCAAAATAGAATATTTTAACACACCTTCTGCGCGCGTACTCCGCGAAATCCTTGACCAGTTGGAAAACCTCCATAAGAAAGGTGTAAAGATGACCGTGAACTGGTATTATGATGATGAAAGTGCCAAAGAGGAATTTGAATATGAGTTCGCCCAAGGGCTTACTATTCCAATCAGTTTCATCGAAAAGAGTTAA
- a CDS encoding MarR family transcriptional regulator, producing MKLEDEIKQNKFKSEYQKLGINIVYTANWLTHHHAKHCRLHNITSEQFNILRILRGQFPNPATVNLLIERMLNKMSNASRLVEKLRKKGLIERKISINDRRACDVLITKKGLTLLAELDKAEKEWNKLISHLSEKEAKMVNGILDKMRK from the coding sequence ATGAAGCTGGAGGATGAAATAAAACAAAACAAATTCAAAAGCGAATACCAGAAGCTCGGGATAAATATTGTTTATACGGCTAACTGGCTGACGCATCATCATGCGAAACATTGTCGTCTGCATAACATTACTTCCGAGCAGTTTAATATCCTGAGAATACTCCGCGGGCAATTTCCGAATCCTGCAACCGTAAACCTTCTGATCGAAAGAATGTTGAATAAAATGTCTAACGCATCAAGGTTGGTGGAAAAGCTGAGAAAGAAAGGACTTATAGAAAGGAAAATTTCTATAAATGACCGCAGGGCTTGTGACGTGCTTATTACAAAAAAAGGTTTAACCCTGCTCGCGGAACTTGATAAAGCGGAAAAAGAATGGAATAAATTAATTTCTCATCTATCAGAAAAAGAAGCGAAGATGGTAAATGGCATATTAGACAAAATGAGAAAATAA